Proteins found in one Epinephelus fuscoguttatus linkage group LG4, E.fuscoguttatus.final_Chr_v1 genomic segment:
- the rag1 gene encoding V(D)J recombination-activating protein 1 translates to MAEESPETDGPRSSMPAELHHPHSKYSQWKFKLFRVKSMEKAPLPSETQPEDGALLGISPPAAPNIDLDNGVGPGSVMKLCLGGKTKENVEGPGHRIDMKLQEMETHMNHLRGLCRLCGKVLRKVKGPVHDVQGDLDEITKSALRKMNCKFLSWPEIILRVFKVDVTEDIESVHPLSFCHRCWVIAIRGGGVCSFSKTSVPEWNPHSSPCHLCSPKKPSFKRTGRKRRLAIPRAQSLGKRSRRDHGDSTAGGERRALRQFADYYHGPVLRGWRKPTIQREQWVRNITHCQKDHLNTKLISEKLPVDFLFSFTCLVCDHLLSDPVQSPCGHLFCRSCIIKYIHVLGPHCPACNLSCTPDDLSLPAKAFLSALHSLPLLCPKSGCGKQVRLDSFKTHCLGHELGEQDTKQQSSDLDNYLLTNKGGRPRQHLLSLTRRAQKHRLRDMKNQLKAFADREEGGDLKSVCQTLFLLSLRSANEHRQADELEALMQGRGFGLHPAVCLAIRVNTFLSCSQYHKMYRTVKATSGRQIFQPLHTLRSAEKELLPGFHHFEWQPALKNVSTSCNVGIINGLSGWASSVDDIPADTITRRFRYDVALVSALKDLEEDIMDGLRECGMEDSTCTSGFSVMIKESCDGMGDVSEKHGGGPVVPEKAVRFSFTVMSVSVLADEQEKEVTIFTEPKPNSEMSCKPLCLMFVDESDHETLTAVLGPIVAERNAMKESRLILSVGGLPRAFRFHFRGTGYDEKMVREMEGLEASGSTYVCTLCDSTRAEASQNMVLHSITRSHDENLDRYEIWRTNPFSESADELRDRVKGVSAKPFMETQPTLDALHCDIGNAAEFYKIFQDEIGEAYQRVNPSREERRSWRAALDKQLRKKLKLKPVMRMNGNYARRLMTQEAVEVVCELVPSEERREALRELMRIYLQMKPVWRATCPAKECPDQLCRYSFNSQRFADLLSSTFKYRYNGKITNYLHKTLAHVPEIIEREGSIGAWASEGNESANKLFRRFRKMNARQSKAFELEDVLKHHWLYTSKCLQKFMEAHKDSAKALQATIDPIESQDYEDMSLEDNDF, encoded by the exons ATGGCAGAGGAGAGCCCGGAGACAGATGGCCCCAGATCCTCCATGCCGGCTGAGCTCCACCATCCCCACTCTAAGTACTCTCAGTGGAAATTTAAACTGTTTAGGGTGAAGTCCATGGAGAAGGCCCCTCTGCCCAGTGAGACACAGCCTGAGGATGGAGCCTTGTTAGGGATCTCACCTCCTGCAGCTCCAAATATAGACTTAGATAATGGTGTGGGTCCAGGGAGTGTTATGAAATTGTGCCTAGGGGGAAAAACCAAGGAAAATGTGGAGGGCCCTGGCCACAGGATAGATATGAAGCTACAGGAAATGGAGACCCACATGAACCACCTCAG GGGCTTGTGTCGTCTCTGTGGAAAGGTCCTGAGAAAAGTCAAAGGACCTGTGCACGATGTTCAAGGGGATCTGGATGAGATCACCAAAAGCGCCCTGCGTAAAATGAACTGCAAGTTCCTCAGCTGGCCAGAGATCATCCTCAGAGTCTTCAAAGTGGATGTGACAGAAGACATAGAATCCGTCCACCCTCTGTCCTTCTGCCATCGCTGCTGGGTGATTGCCATACGAGGAGGAGGCGTCTGCAGCTTCTCCAAAACAAGTGTCCCTGAGTGGAATCCCCACTCTTCCCCCTGCCACCTTtgctcccccaaaaaaccttcaTTCAAGCGGactgggaggaagaggaggttaGCCATTCCCAGAGCCCAGAGTTTGGGAAAAAGAAGCAGGAGAGACCACGGCGACAGCACTGCGGGTGGTGAGAGGAGGGCTCTGAGACAATTCGCTGACTATTATCACGGTCCTGTGCTCAGGGGGTGGAGAAAACCTACCATCCAGAGAGAGCAATGGGTGAGGAACATCACCCACTGCCAGAAAGACCACCTGAATACCAAGCTGATCTCTGAGAAGCTCCCTGTtgacttcctcttttctttcaccTGCCTGGTGTGTGACCACCTGCTCTCTGATCCAGTCCAGTCCCCCTGTGGGCACCTCTTCTGCCGCAGCTGCATTATAAAATACATCCACGTCCTGGGACCTCACTGCCCGGCCTGCAACTTGTCCTGCACCCCCGATGATCTCAGTCTGCCTGCCAAAGCCTTCTTATCAGCCCTACATTCCCTGCCTCTGCTCTGCCCCAAGAGCGGCTGTGGCAAGCAGGTAAGGCTAGACTCATTTAAAACTCATTGTCTGGGCCATGAGCTGGGTGAGCAGGACACAAAGCAGCAGTCATCAGACCTTGACAACTACCTGCTAACCAATAAAGGGGGAAGACCCCGTCAGCACCTGCTATCGCTAACCCGCCGTGCCCAGAAGCATCGGCTCAGGGATATGAAGAACCAGCTGAAGGCGTttgcagacagagaggaaggtgGCGACCtcaagtctgtgtgtcagactctgtttctgctctcGCTGAGGTCTGCGAATGAACACCGGCAGGCGGACGAGCTGGAGGCCTTGATGCAAG gcaGAGGCTTTGGGTTGCATCCTGCTGTGTGCTTGGCCATTCGGGTCAACACTTTCCTGAGCTGCAGCCAGTATCACAAGATGTACCGGACTGTCAAAGCCACCAGCGGCCGCCAGATCTTTCAGCCCCTGCACACCCTGCGATCCGCAGAGAAGGAGCTTCTCCCAGGCTTTCACCACTTTGAATGGCAGCCGGCTCTCAAAAATGTGTCCACATCATGCAATGTTGGCATTATTAATGGGCTCTCTGGATGGGCTTCCTCGGTGGATgacatcccagctgacactatCACTCGACGGTTTCGCTATGATGTGGCACTGGTGTCAGCATTAAAGGATCTGGAGGAGGACATCATGGACGGGCTGAGAGAGTGTGGGATGGAAGACAGTACTTGCACCTCAGGCTTCAGTGTCATGATCAAGGAATCCTGTGATGGCATGGGCGATGTCAGCGAGAAGCACGGTGGAGGACCAGTTGTTCCTGAGAAGGCTGTGCGTTTCTCTTTCACTgttatgtctgtctctgtcctggcAGACGAGCAGGAGAAAGAGGTTACCATCTTCACTGAGCCAAAGCCAAACTCAGAGATGTCCTGTAAGCCCCTTTGCCTGATGTTTGTGGATGAGTCAGACCACGAGACACTAACAGCCGTCCTGGGGCCTATAGTTGCAGAGCGTAATGCAATGAAAGAGAGCAGGCTCATCCTATCCGTGGGCGGACTCCCTCGCGCCTTCCGCTTTCACTTCAGAGGCACGGGATATGATGAAAAGATGGTGCGCGAGATGGAGGGCCTCGAGGCCTCAGGGTCCACCTATGTCTGCACTCTTTGTGACTCCACTCGAGCAGAGGCCTCCCAAAACATGGTGCTCCACTCCATCACTCGCAGTCATGACGAGAACCTAGACCGTTATGAAATATGGAGAACCAATCCTTTTTCTGAGTCTGCAGATGAGCTGCGAGACAGAGTCAAAGGAGTCTCTGCCAAGCCCTTCATGGAGACCCAGCCCACGCTGGATGCATTACACTGCGACATTGGCAATGCGGCAGAGTTCTACAAAATCTTCCAGGACGAAATAGGGGAGGCGTATCAAAGGGTCAACCCCAGCCGGGAGGAGCGGCGCAGCTGGAGGGCAGCCCTAGATAAACAGCTGAGGAAGAAGCTGAAGCTCAAACCGGTGATGAGGATGAATGGGAATTACGCCCGCAGGCTAATGACCCAGGAGGCTGTGGAGGTGGTGTGTGAGCTGGTGCCCtcggaggagaggagggaggccCTGAGGGAGCTCATGAGGATCTACCTCCAGATGAAACCTGTGTGGCGCGCCACCTGCCCTGCCAAGGAGTGCCCCGACCAGCTGTGCCGCTACAGTTTTAACTCCCAGCGCTTCGCCGACCTTCTCTCCTCTACCTTCAAATACAGGTACAACGGTA